From Endozoicomonas sp. 8E, the proteins below share one genomic window:
- a CDS encoding F-box/WD repeat-containing protein, which yields MHGINKKTVTEPSLTEAQALSLTPTGNHTGRSVSVPDKEKESSFQDLSSDTLFLIFRHLKLRDIRSLQKVSTRLRDLIKEDNALAKAWYSQFSSAHQKQLRMTLTIKDKHQLRAWFESFSNNQALLESLTDRQPTSTYLPALLFFTRAELMSECETFELVTRATIDIRCEVYSANLSADERYLVTANGDNTATIFCHEPDGSWEIKTTIPHEKFVQSPNFSPDSHHVVTVSDDGTANIYGLGCNGTWEANTTIRHDLEISSASFSTDSRHVVTASWDNTAKIHSRKDDGSWVLTAILPHKKSVNSAIFSTDGRHVVTTCMDKTAKIHRQKDNGLWEEEDTIASYANALSATFSPDTRYMVTASMDGMARIYSKKADGSWEENFIIEHRKTVNSATFSPDGRHLVTASKDYTVKIYGRKADGFWKEKAIFSHKDWVLSATFSPDSRHVVTASYDKTAKIIGQQDDGSWSEKANIVHGKPISSATFSADGSQVITAGFDGIVKITELRRNHSLSAVTE from the coding sequence ATGCATGGAATAAATAAAAAAACCGTTACTGAACCATCACTTACAGAAGCTCAAGCTCTATCGCTAACACCAACAGGTAACCATACGGGCAGGTCTGTTAGTGTACCTGACAAGGAAAAAGAATCTTCATTTCAGGATTTAAGCTCAGATACGCTGTTCTTGATTTTTCGCCATTTGAAACTTCGGGATATTCGCAGTTTACAAAAGGTATCTACCCGCCTTCGAGACCTTATCAAAGAAGATAACGCACTGGCAAAAGCCTGGTATAGCCAGTTTTCTTCAGCACACCAGAAGCAACTGAGAATGACCCTCACCATTAAAGATAAGCACCAACTCCGAGCCTGGTTTGAGTCGTTTTCCAATAATCAGGCGTTACTCGAGTCACTTACAGACCGCCAGCCAACCAGTACTTATTTACCTGCTCTATTATTTTTCACCAGGGCTGAGCTGATGTCTGAATGTGAAACCTTTGAACTAGTCACCAGAGCTACCATTGACATAAGATGTGAAGTCTACTCAGCCAACCTCAGTGCTGATGAACGATACCTGGTCACCGCCAATGGAGACAATACAGCAACAATCTTCTGCCACGAGCCTGATGGGTCATGGGAAATAAAAACAACCATTCCACATGAAAAATTTGTCCAATCACCGAATTTCAGCCCCGATAGTCACCATGTAGTAACCGTCAGTGATGATGGCACGGCAAATATATATGGTCTGGGATGCAATGGAACCTGGGAAGCAAACACCACCATTCGCCATGATCTTGAGATCAGTTCAGCCAGCTTCAGCACCGATAGTCGTCATGTCGTGACCGCCAGTTGGGATAACACAGCGAAAATCCATAGCCGAAAGGATGATGGATCATGGGTGTTAACCGCCATCCTTCCCCATAAAAAATCTGTCAATTCAGCCATTTTCAGCACCGATGGCCGCCATGTGGTAACCACCTGCATGGATAAAACGGCGAAAATCCATCGCCAGAAAGACAATGGATTATGGGAAGAAGAAGATACCATCGCCAGTTATGCCAATGCCCTTTCAGCCACGTTCAGCCCCGATACTCGCTATATGGTCACCGCAAGTATGGATGGCATGGCGAGGATTTATAGCAAGAAGGCCGATGGATCATGGGAAGAAAATTTCATCATTGAACACAGGAAAACTGTCAACTCGGCCACCTTCAGCCCCGATGGCCGTCATCTAGTGACTGCCAGCAAAGATTACACAGTGAAAATTTACGGCAGAAAAGCCGATGGCTTTTGGAAAGAAAAAGCCATCTTTTCCCATAAGGATTGGGTTTTATCAGCCACCTTCAGCCCTGATAGCCGCCATGTGGTGACTGCCAGCTATGACAAAACGGCGAAAATCATTGGTCAGCAGGACGACGGGTCATGGTCAGAAAAAGCCAATATTGTTCATGGTAAACCTATCTCATCGGCCACCTTTAGCGCCGATGGCAGCCAGGTGATCACAGCCGGTTTCGATGGCATAGTGAAAATCACTGAACTACGGAGGAATCATTCATTGTCTGCTGTCACTGAGTGA
- a CDS encoding F-box/WD repeat-containing protein, with product MHGINNNSVIEPLLTQDQALLLTATGNSADRSITVPDKEKKSSFKDLTSDTLSLIFRHLKLRDIRSLQKVSTRLRDLIKEDSALAKAWYRQFSSAHQNQLRMTISIKDKNQIRAWFEPFTNDPALLESLTVRQPTSVYSPALLFFTRAELMSQCKTFELVTKATIEKIYNANSATSTDELMLIESDNRVFSADLSADGRYLVTANGDNTAKIYGHKADGTWEIKTTIPLDRGVVSAIFSPDSHHLVIASPYDMVKLCDLESNESWKPKATISHDLSVCSVSFSTDSRHVVTASTDHTAKIYSQMDDGSWNLTAILPQYSPVHSATFSTDGRHLLIACWDKIAKIYSQNDRLWEEKVVFPHEEAILSAAFSADSRYVVTVGMQDCRAKIYEKKSDGSWEENTFIQDTKDVKSASFSPDGRHLVTTRKDQTVKIYGRKADGLWEEKATFFHNDWVLSATFSPDGRHVVTASRDGRAKIIGQQDDGSWLEKANIFHDDSISSATFSADGSQVITSSVDGIVKITELRKVEYLNSNFARASHAWNK from the coding sequence ATGCATGGAATAAATAATAATTCTGTTATTGAGCCACTACTGACACAAGATCAAGCTCTATTGCTAACAGCAACGGGTAACAGTGCGGACAGGTCCATTACTGTACCTGACAAGGAAAAAAAATCTTCATTTAAGGATTTAACCTCAGATACACTGTCCTTGATTTTTCGCCATTTGAAACTTCGGGATATTCGCAGTTTACAAAAGGTATCTACCCGCCTTCGCGACCTTATCAAAGAAGATAGCGCTCTGGCAAAAGCCTGGTATCGCCAGTTTTCTTCAGCACACCAGAATCAACTGAGGATGACCATCAGCATAAAAGATAAGAATCAAATCAGAGCCTGGTTTGAGCCGTTTACGAATGATCCGGCGTTACTCGAGTCACTCACGGTTCGCCAGCCCACGAGTGTTTATTCACCTGCTCTATTATTTTTCACCAGGGCTGAGCTGATGTCTCAATGTAAAACCTTTGAATTAGTCACAAAAGCCACCATTGAAAAAATTTATAACGCCAACTCAGCCACCAGCACTGACGAGCTCATGCTTATAGAATCTGACAACAGAGTCTTCTCGGCCGACCTCAGTGCTGATGGCCGCTATCTGGTCACCGCCAATGGCGACAATACTGCAAAAATCTACGGCCACAAGGCTGATGGCACATGGGAAATTAAAACCACCATACCTCTTGATAGAGGGGTCGTATCGGCAATTTTCAGTCCCGATAGTCACCATCTGGTCATCGCCAGTCCGTATGACATGGTGAAGCTATGTGACCTGGAATCCAATGAATCATGGAAACCAAAGGCCACCATTAGCCATGATCTTTCAGTCTGTTCAGTCAGCTTCAGCACCGATAGTCGACATGTCGTAACCGCCAGTACTGATCACACAGCAAAAATCTACAGTCAGATGGATGATGGATCATGGAATTTAACTGCCATCCTTCCCCAATACAGTCCTGTCCATTCAGCCACTTTCAGCACCGATGGCCGCCATTTGCTAATCGCCTGCTGGGATAAAATCGCGAAAATCTATAGCCAGAACGACAGATTATGGGAAGAAAAAGTGGTTTTTCCCCATGAGGAGGCTATCCTGTCAGCCGCCTTCAGCGCCGATAGTCGCTATGTGGTTACCGTCGGTATGCAAGATTGCAGGGCGAAAATCTATGAGAAGAAATCCGATGGATCATGGGAAGAAAACACCTTCATTCAAGACACTAAAGATGTCAAATCGGCCTCCTTCAGCCCCGATGGCCGTCATTTGGTGACGACCAGAAAAGATCAGACCGTGAAAATTTACGGCCGAAAAGCCGATGGCTTATGGGAAGAAAAAGCCACCTTTTTCCATAACGACTGGGTCTTATCAGCCACCTTCAGCCCTGATGGCCGCCATGTGGTGACGGCAAGCAGGGATGGAAGGGCGAAAATCATTGGTCAGCAGGATGATGGTTCATGGTTAGAAAAAGCCAACATTTTCCATGATGACTCTATTTCATCGGCCACCTTTAGCGCCGATGGCAGTCAGGTGATCACATCCAGTGTGGATGGCATAGTGAAAATCACTGAACTGCGAAAGGTTGAGTACTTAAATAGCAACTTTGCAAGAGCCAGTCATGCATGGAATAAATAA
- a CDS encoding F-box/WD repeat-containing protein: MHGINNDSAIELPITQNLSLTPTGNHARRSITVADKEKKSSFQDLTSDTLSLIFCHLKLRDIRSLQKVCTRLRDVIKEDNALAKSWYRQFSLPHQQQLRMSIRTKNKNQLRAWLMSFSNDMALVKSLTNRQPISVYSAGLLFFNKAKLMSGCETFKLFTKATIDKTYKTSSATSNVECNRLAGLNQVNSADLSADGLHLVTANGDKTAKIYGQKADGTWGKKTTISHDGWVELAIFSPDSHHLVTVSLNGKAKIYDLACDQSWELNTTILHDGLINSASFSTDCRHLATAGSDNTAKIHSRKDDGSWKLTAILPHKSSVRSATFSTDGCYLVTACNDMVAKIYSQRAGRSWEEKDTIPHDGAVLSASFSADGHYVVTASMDYKAKIYEEKSDGSWQENTVIQHTQTVNSATFSPDGRHLVTASNDGTVKIVGRKANGFWEGKATFSHKNSVTSATFSPDGRHLVTASYDKTAKIIGQQDDGSWSEKANVVHDDWILSANFSADGSHVVTASSNGIVKITELQRNDLLSAVAE, from the coding sequence ATGCATGGAATAAATAATGACTCCGCTATTGAACTACCAATAACGCAAAACCTATCGCTAACACCAACGGGTAACCATGCGCGCAGGTCCATCACTGTAGCTGATAAGGAAAAAAAATCTTCATTTCAGGATTTAACCTCAGATACGCTGTCCCTGATTTTTTGCCATTTAAAACTTCGGGATATTCGCAGTTTACAAAAGGTATGTACCCGCCTTCGCGACGTTATTAAAGAAGATAACGCTCTGGCAAAATCCTGGTATCGCCAGTTTTCCTTACCACACCAGCAGCAACTGAGGATGAGCATCAGAACAAAAAATAAGAATCAACTCCGTGCGTGGCTTATGTCGTTTTCGAATGATATGGCATTAGTCAAGTCACTCACAAACCGCCAACCGATAAGTGTTTATTCAGCCGGTCTGTTATTTTTTAACAAGGCTAAGCTGATGTCTGGATGTGAAACGTTTAAATTATTCACTAAAGCCACCATTGACAAAACTTATAAAACCAGCTCAGCCACCAGCAATGTCGAATGCAACCGTTTAGCGGGACTCAATCAAGTCAACTCAGCCGACCTCAGTGCCGATGGCCTCCATCTGGTCACCGCCAATGGAGACAAAACGGCGAAAATTTACGGCCAAAAGGCCGATGGAACATGGGGAAAAAAAACCACCATTTCCCATGACGGATGGGTCGAGTTAGCCATTTTCAGCCCCGATAGTCACCATTTAGTCACCGTCAGTTTGAATGGAAAGGCGAAGATATATGATCTGGCGTGCGATCAATCATGGGAACTAAACACCACCATTCTCCATGATGGTCTCATCAATTCAGCCAGCTTCAGCACCGATTGCCGACATCTTGCGACCGCCGGTTCCGATAACACAGCGAAAATTCATAGCCGGAAGGACGATGGATCATGGAAGTTGACAGCCATTCTTCCCCATAAGTCTTCTGTCCGTTCAGCCACTTTCAGCACCGATGGCTGCTATTTGGTAACCGCCTGTAACGATATGGTGGCGAAAATCTACAGCCAGAGGGCTGGTCGAAGCTGGGAAGAAAAAGATACCATTCCCCATGATGGTGCTGTCCTGTCAGCCAGTTTCAGCGCCGATGGTCACTATGTGGTCACCGCCAGTATGGATTACAAGGCGAAAATCTATGAGGAGAAGTCCGATGGATCATGGCAAGAAAATACCGTCATTCAACACACGCAAACTGTCAACTCGGCCACCTTCAGTCCCGATGGCCGCCATCTGGTGACCGCCAGCAACGATGGCACAGTGAAAATAGTCGGCCGAAAAGCCAATGGCTTTTGGGAAGGTAAAGCCACCTTTTCCCATAAGAATTCGGTTACATCAGCCACCTTCAGCCCTGATGGCCGCCATCTGGTGACTGCCAGCTATGACAAAACGGCAAAAATCATTGGTCAGCAGGATGATGGCTCCTGGTCAGAAAAGGCCAACGTTGTTCATGATGACTGGATCTTATCGGCCAACTTTAGCGCCGATGGTAGCCATGTGGTCACCGCCAGTAGTAATGGCATAGTGAAAATCACTGAACTACAGAGGAATGATTTATTGTCTGCTGTCGCCGAGTGA
- a CDS encoding F-box/WD40 repeat-containing protein, translating into MHGINNDSVIEPLITQTLSLTPTGNHTRWSITVADKEKNSSFQDLTSDTLSLIFRHLKLRDIRSLQKVCTRLRDLIKEDNALAKAWYRQFSSIHQNQLRMTIFAKDKNQLRNWLKSFSNEKTLVESLIDLQPTSIYSPALLFFTRAEMMSKCKTFELVTKATIGKTYNTNSAINFEEYLRIKRLNKVNSAALSADGLYLLTTNGDDSAKIYHQKADGTWDKKNTITHNTWVESATFSSDSHHVVTASADGTAKIYDLGCDESWEQNTTILHDRCIVSATFSTDSQHLVTASLDGTVKIHSKMLNESWKLMADLPHEKAVYSATFSTDGCHVLTASQDDTAKIYSQQTDRSWIEKEVFSHEGAVLSATFSADGHYVATASRDCKAKIHSKKADGSWQLNTIIQHMKGVNSATFSPDGRHVVTASTDGTVKICGRKADDLWEEKAIIHHKGYVHTATFSPDSRHVVTASNDETAKIIGQQDDGTWLEKANIVHHNSISSATFNPDGSQVITSSMDGTVRITELRRNHLLSAVTD; encoded by the coding sequence ATGCATGGAATAAATAATGATTCCGTTATTGAACCACTAATAACGCAAACTCTATCGCTAACACCAACGGGTAACCATACGCGCTGGTCCATCACTGTAGCCGACAAGGAAAAAAATTCTTCATTTCAGGATTTAACCTCAGATACGCTGTCCCTGATTTTTCGCCATTTAAAACTTCGGGATATTCGCAGTTTACAAAAGGTATGTACCCGCCTTCGCGACCTGATCAAAGAAGATAACGCTCTGGCAAAAGCCTGGTATCGCCAGTTTTCTTCAATACACCAGAATCAACTGAGAATGACCATCTTTGCAAAAGATAAGAATCAACTCCGTAACTGGCTTAAGTCGTTTTCGAATGAGAAGACGTTAGTCGAGTCACTCATCGATCTCCAGCCGACGAGTATTTATTCACCTGCGCTGTTATTTTTCACCAGGGCTGAGATGATGTCTAAATGTAAAACCTTTGAATTAGTCACTAAAGCCACCATTGGCAAAACTTATAATACCAACTCAGCCATCAACTTCGAAGAATACCTCCGTATAAAACGCCTCAATAAAGTCAACTCAGCCGCCCTCAGTGCCGATGGCCTTTATCTGCTAACCACCAATGGCGACGATTCGGCAAAAATATACCACCAAAAGGCTGATGGAACATGGGATAAAAAAAACACCATTACCCATAACACTTGGGTCGAATCAGCTACCTTCAGTAGCGATAGTCATCATGTAGTAACCGCCAGTGCGGATGGCACGGCGAAGATATACGATCTGGGATGTGATGAATCATGGGAACAAAACACCACCATTCTCCATGATCGTTGCATCGTATCAGCTACCTTCAGCACCGACAGCCAACATCTGGTTACCGCCAGTCTGGACGGGACTGTGAAAATCCATAGCAAGATGCTCAATGAGTCATGGAAGCTTATGGCCGACCTTCCCCATGAGAAAGCTGTCTATTCGGCCACTTTCAGCACCGATGGCTGCCATGTGTTAACCGCCAGTCAGGATGATACTGCGAAAATCTATAGTCAGCAGACCGATAGATCATGGATAGAAAAAGAGGTTTTTTCCCATGAGGGAGCAGTCCTGTCAGCCACCTTCAGCGCCGATGGTCATTATGTGGCCACTGCCAGTAGGGATTGTAAGGCGAAAATCCATAGCAAAAAGGCCGATGGATCATGGCAACTAAATACCATTATTCAACACATGAAAGGTGTCAACTCGGCCACCTTTAGCCCCGATGGCCGACATGTGGTGACTGCCAGCACTGATGGCACAGTGAAAATCTGCGGCCGAAAAGCCGATGACTTATGGGAAGAAAAAGCCATCATTCACCATAAGGGCTATGTTCACACAGCCACCTTCAGCCCTGATAGCCGCCACGTGGTGACTGCCAGCAATGACGAAACGGCAAAAATTATTGGTCAACAGGATGATGGGACATGGTTAGAAAAAGCCAACATTGTTCATCATAACTCTATCTCATCGGCCACCTTTAACCCTGACGGTAGTCAGGTGATTACATCCAGTATGGATGGCACAGTGAGAATCACTGAACTGCGAAGGAATCATTTATTGTCTGCTGTCACTGACTGA
- a CDS encoding F-box/WD repeat-containing protein: MHEINNNPGIKPPLKRVRDRLLALVGWNAGRSVTLPDKEIRQQSSLLALSSDTLSRIFCHLTLRDIRSLQKVCVRLRDVIKADNTLAKAWFGQFSSPHQNQLRMAINVKDKEQLHAWLESFSNDQALLNWLTDCRTESVYLPALLFFTRAELMSKCENYERVTKAIIDKTYLANSVIDTPDHLPMEFLTKVYSAALSADGRYLVTANGDYTVKIYARKADGIWEINTTIPHENRVESVIFSPDSQHLLTICLNYTAKICALGCDGSWEPKTIILHSGRIKSAAFSTNSQHVVTASWDCRAKIYSLKDDGSWKYTAILPHWSSVYSATFSTDDCHLVTGCHDKTVKIHSLRADGLSWQVKDSIPHNGIVISARFSPNGRYLVTASRDCKARIFIKKADGSWKKISTIEHNGIVNTATFSPDGRHVATASYDGTVKIYGRKANGFWEEKATFSHKDWALSATFSPDGRHLVTASRDKTVKIIAQQDDGSWLEKATITHDDKISSAAFSADCSQVITASEDGTVIITELRRNPSLPAVTD; the protein is encoded by the coding sequence ATGCATGAAATAAATAATAATCCCGGTATTAAACCTCCATTAAAACGAGTTCGAGATCGATTGTTAGCACTAGTGGGTTGGAATGCGGGTAGGTCCGTCACTCTACCTGATAAGGAAATAAGGCAACAATCTTCATTGCTGGCTTTATCCTCAGATACACTATCCAGGATTTTTTGCCATTTAACACTTCGGGATATTCGCAGTTTACAAAAGGTATGTGTCCGCCTTCGTGACGTTATCAAAGCAGATAACACCCTGGCAAAAGCCTGGTTTGGCCAGTTTTCATCACCACACCAGAATCAACTCAGGATGGCCATTAATGTAAAAGACAAGGAACAACTCCATGCCTGGCTTGAGTCGTTCTCTAATGATCAGGCGTTACTCAATTGGCTCACAGATTGCCGAACAGAAAGTGTTTATTTACCTGCTCTGTTATTTTTCACCAGGGCTGAGCTGATGTCTAAATGTGAAAACTATGAACGGGTCACTAAAGCCATCATTGATAAAACTTATCTTGCCAACTCAGTCATCGATACTCCTGATCACCTGCCGATGGAATTCCTTACTAAAGTGTATTCAGCCGCCCTCAGTGCTGATGGCCGCTATCTGGTTACCGCCAATGGAGACTATACGGTAAAAATTTACGCCCGCAAGGCGGATGGAATATGGGAAATAAACACCACTATTCCCCATGAAAACCGGGTCGAGTCAGTCATTTTCAGCCCCGATAGTCAACATTTATTAACCATCTGTTTGAATTACACGGCGAAGATATGTGCTCTGGGGTGCGATGGGTCTTGGGAACCAAAAACCATCATTCTCCATAGTGGACGCATCAAATCAGCCGCCTTCAGCACCAATAGTCAACATGTGGTGACCGCCAGTTGGGATTGCAGAGCGAAAATCTATAGCCTGAAGGATGATGGATCATGGAAATATACAGCCATCCTTCCCCATTGGTCTTCTGTCTATTCAGCCACTTTCAGCACTGACGACTGCCATTTGGTAACGGGCTGTCACGATAAAACGGTAAAAATTCATAGCCTGAGGGCTGATGGATTATCATGGCAAGTAAAAGACTCCATTCCCCATAATGGTATTGTCATATCAGCCAGGTTCAGCCCCAATGGCCGCTATCTGGTCACCGCTAGCAGGGATTGCAAGGCAAGAATCTTTATCAAGAAGGCCGACGGATCATGGAAAAAAATTTCCACCATTGAACACAATGGAATCGTCAACACAGCCACTTTCAGCCCCGATGGCCGCCATGTAGCCACTGCCAGCTACGATGGCACGGTGAAAATCTACGGTCGAAAAGCCAATGGCTTTTGGGAAGAGAAAGCCACCTTTTCCCACAAGGATTGGGCCTTATCAGCGACCTTCAGTCCTGACGGTCGCCATCTGGTGACTGCCAGCAGAGACAAAACGGTGAAAATCATCGCTCAGCAGGATGACGGGTCATGGTTAGAAAAAGCCACCATTACCCATGATGACAAGATCTCATCGGCCGCCTTTAGCGCCGATTGCAGCCAGGTGATCACAGCCAGTGAGGATGGTACAGTGATTATCACTGAACTACGGAGGAATCCTTCATTGCCTGCTGTCACTGACTGA
- a CDS encoding F-box/WD repeat-containing protein codes for MHGIDNKSSTDGSHSPPPGQVRLQTPKVICAGRSVTEPDKEIENKPSLQGLSSLSLAMIFSHLKFRDVSSLTKVCTRFRDLIKEDNTLAKAWYRQFSSPHQYQLRKTINTKNGNQLRAWLQSFTNDEAVLTSFKDCKPESVYLPARLYFTKTKLMSECKTFKLVNKANIKEDRAIETALLSVNGRHMVTVAEDPRERTPQIYVYKTDGSWENITTIPHEDWVNSVIFSLDGDRVLTACGDGTVKIYDKEADGSWKHKATLANNRHALSLIVDERHVLTTSRDGTTMIHGLKDDGSWELPSTLSHNARIESAALSADGCHLVTAGFDYTAKIHSQKTDGSWEVKGIIPHESLVYTGNFSPDSHYIVTASRDFTAKIYGRQADGSWLPEITIEHDCAVKSATFSPDGRYVLTASNDCTVKIYYLNADEKWIKKATFNHDDGVNSASFSPDSRHLVTASRDGTAKIIGQNDDGSWSEKARIYHKGNVLSATFSADGSHVITVGRDCEVQITELRMNDALPAVIV; via the coding sequence ATGCATGGAATAGATAATAAATCGAGCACCGATGGTTCACACTCCCCACCACCCGGGCAAGTTCGTTTGCAAACACCAAAGGTTATCTGCGCAGGCAGGAGCGTCACTGAACCCGACAAGGAAATCGAGAATAAACCTTCATTGCAGGGTTTATCTTCATTATCACTTGCCATGATTTTTTCTCATTTGAAGTTTCGGGATGTTAGCAGCTTAACAAAAGTATGTACCCGCTTTCGCGATCTTATCAAAGAAGATAACACTCTGGCAAAAGCCTGGTATCGACAGTTTTCTTCACCACACCAGTATCAACTCAGGAAAACCATCAATACAAAAAATGGGAATCAACTCCGTGCCTGGTTGCAGTCATTTACTAATGATGAGGCGGTACTGACGTCGTTCAAAGATTGCAAACCTGAGAGTGTTTATTTACCTGCACGGTTATATTTCACCAAGACTAAGCTGATGTCCGAGTGTAAAACCTTTAAATTGGTTAATAAAGCCAACATCAAGGAAGACAGGGCTATCGAAACAGCACTCCTCAGTGTTAACGGCCGCCATATGGTAACCGTCGCTGAAGACCCAAGAGAAAGAACGCCGCAAATCTACGTTTATAAGACTGACGGATCATGGGAAAATATAACCACCATTCCCCATGAGGACTGGGTCAACTCAGTTATTTTTAGCCTCGATGGTGACCGTGTGTTGACCGCCTGTGGCGATGGCACAGTGAAAATCTATGACAAGGAGGCTGATGGGTCATGGAAACATAAAGCGACCCTGGCAAATAATCGTCATGCATTAAGCCTCATTGTCGATGAGCGCCATGTGTTGACTACCAGCAGGGACGGAACGACGATGATCCATGGCCTGAAAGACGACGGATCATGGGAATTACCATCCACCCTTTCCCATAATGCACGTATCGAATCAGCCGCCCTCAGCGCCGATGGCTGCCATCTGGTCACAGCGGGTTTTGATTACACAGCAAAAATACACAGTCAGAAGACCGATGGATCATGGGAAGTGAAAGGTATCATTCCCCATGAAAGTCTCGTCTACACGGGCAACTTCAGCCCGGACAGTCACTATATCGTGACCGCAAGCCGCGATTTCACAGCAAAAATCTATGGCAGGCAGGCCGATGGGTCATGGCTGCCAGAAATCACCATTGAACACGATTGTGCTGTCAAGTCAGCCACCTTCAGTCCCGATGGCCGTTACGTGCTCACTGCCAGTAACGACTGCACGGTGAAAATCTATTACCTGAACGCTGATGAAAAATGGATAAAAAAAGCCACCTTTAACCATGACGATGGGGTCAATTCAGCCAGCTTCAGCCCTGATAGCCGCCATCTGGTCACTGCCAGCAGGGACGGAACGGCGAAAATCATCGGCCAGAACGACGATGGATCATGGTCAGAAAAAGCCAGAATTTACCATAAAGGCAATGTCTTATCTGCTACCTTCAGCGCCGATGGCAGCCATGTGATTACCGTCGGCAGGGACTGCGAGGTGCAAATCACTGAACTACGAATGAATGATGCATTACCTGCTGTCATTGTCTGA